A region of Vitis riparia cultivar Riparia Gloire de Montpellier isolate 1030 chromosome 1, EGFV_Vit.rip_1.0, whole genome shotgun sequence DNA encodes the following proteins:
- the LOC117924154 gene encoding uncharacterized protein LOC117924154 isoform X1, translating into MGKLLYDSPGGGESFQTPSPTGHWRDPQVTSVDSNEVVDVVDQVTWENVSGLQDQQRRHLQRIHQKGVLWKYPDGESSPAAAKSVVFRLSHGGDVDPDGNCLFTASKKAMRCEIDARELRRRTVKRFLEDLGSLSSVEREGANDAIKHMYSPDLRSGWGIHVIQEVKLLARKEDREGLDAAISELLDLGMQREMAAESIYKERCIAVDDGSSWAKYMSISGSPDDEYDIISLQYTEEGLLTVDENREGHAAAFGDDIAIECLATEFKREIFVVQAHGSDAMVDEENCVFFLPHRPRGRICEPPFFLFMKGTGWSGAGADHYEPLIAHPSSAVSQEKVAWVL; encoded by the exons ATGGGAAAATTATTGTATGATTCGCCGGGAGGAGGTGAGTCGTTTCAAACTCCATCTCCGACCGGTCATTGGAGAGATCCGCAGGTGACTTCGGTCGATAGTAACGAGGTCGTCGATGTGGTGGACCAGGTCACATGGGAGAACGTAAGCGGCCTACAGGACCAGCAGAGAAGGCATCTACAAAGAATCCACCAGAAGGGCGTGCTGTGGAAGTACCCGGACGGTGAGTCGTCGCCGGCGGCGGCTAAATCGGTGGTATTCCGGCTGTCTCACGGCGGAGATGTGGATCCTGATGGGAATTGCCTCTTCACTGCGTCTAAGAAGGCGATGAGGTGCGAGATCGATGCCCGGGAACTCCGGCGGCGGACTGTGAAACGATTCTTGGAAGATCTCGGATCGTTAAGCAGCGTGGAGAGAGAAGGCGCCAACGATGCGATTAAGCATATGTACTCACCCGATCTAAGGTCTGGTTGGGGAATCCATGTGATTCAGGAGGTGAAGTTGTTGGCGAGGAAGGAGGACCGGGAGGGTTTGGATGCTGCGATTAGCGAACTGCTTGATCTTGGAATGCAGAG AGAAATGGCAGCAGAGTCTATTTACAAGGAGAGATGTATTGCTGTGGATGACGGCTCGAGTTGGGCCAAATACATGTCTATCTCTGGTTCTCCTGATGATGAATATGACATCATCTCTTTGCAATATACTGAGGAGGGTTTATTGACTGTAGATGAGAATAGAGAAGGTCATGCTGCCGCTTTTGGAGATGATATAGCCATTGAATGTCTTGCCACAGAGTTCAAGCGAGAGATATTTGTT GTGCAAGCACATGGATCAGATGCAATGGTTGATgaggaaaattgtgttttcttCTTACCACATCGTCCGAGAGGTCGAATTTGTGAACCtcccttctttcttttcatgaAAGGAACAG GCTGGAGTGGTGCTGGAGCGGATCACTATGAGCCCCTGATTGCTCATCCTTCTTCAGCCGTATCCCAGGAGAAAGTTGCTTGGGTACTCTGA
- the LOC117924154 gene encoding uncharacterized protein LOC117924154 isoform X2, with translation MGKLLYDSPGGGESFQTPSPTGHWRDPQVTSVDSNEVVDVVDQVTWENVSGLQDQQRRHLQRIHQKGVLWKYPDGESSPAAAKSVVFRLSHGGDVDPDGNCLFTASKKAMRCEIDARELRRRTVKRFLEDLGSLSSVEREGANDAIKHMYSPDLRSGWGIHVIQEVKLLARKEDREGLDAAISELLDLGMQREMAAESIYKERCIAVDDGSSWAKYMSISGSPDDEYDIISLQYTEEGLLTVDENREGHAAAFGDDIAIECLATEFKREIFVVQAHGSDAMVDEENCVFFLPHRPRGRICEPPFFLFMKGTDQQ, from the exons ATGGGAAAATTATTGTATGATTCGCCGGGAGGAGGTGAGTCGTTTCAAACTCCATCTCCGACCGGTCATTGGAGAGATCCGCAGGTGACTTCGGTCGATAGTAACGAGGTCGTCGATGTGGTGGACCAGGTCACATGGGAGAACGTAAGCGGCCTACAGGACCAGCAGAGAAGGCATCTACAAAGAATCCACCAGAAGGGCGTGCTGTGGAAGTACCCGGACGGTGAGTCGTCGCCGGCGGCGGCTAAATCGGTGGTATTCCGGCTGTCTCACGGCGGAGATGTGGATCCTGATGGGAATTGCCTCTTCACTGCGTCTAAGAAGGCGATGAGGTGCGAGATCGATGCCCGGGAACTCCGGCGGCGGACTGTGAAACGATTCTTGGAAGATCTCGGATCGTTAAGCAGCGTGGAGAGAGAAGGCGCCAACGATGCGATTAAGCATATGTACTCACCCGATCTAAGGTCTGGTTGGGGAATCCATGTGATTCAGGAGGTGAAGTTGTTGGCGAGGAAGGAGGACCGGGAGGGTTTGGATGCTGCGATTAGCGAACTGCTTGATCTTGGAATGCAGAG AGAAATGGCAGCAGAGTCTATTTACAAGGAGAGATGTATTGCTGTGGATGACGGCTCGAGTTGGGCCAAATACATGTCTATCTCTGGTTCTCCTGATGATGAATATGACATCATCTCTTTGCAATATACTGAGGAGGGTTTATTGACTGTAGATGAGAATAGAGAAGGTCATGCTGCCGCTTTTGGAGATGATATAGCCATTGAATGTCTTGCCACAGAGTTCAAGCGAGAGATATTTGTT GTGCAAGCACATGGATCAGATGCAATGGTTGATgaggaaaattgtgttttcttCTTACCACATCGTCCGAGAGGTCGAATTTGTGAACCtcccttctttcttttcatgaAAGGAACAG ATCAGCAATAG